From Armatimonadota bacterium, a single genomic window includes:
- the ispG gene encoding flavodoxin-dependent (E)-4-hydroxy-3-methylbut-2-enyl-diphosphate synthase, with protein sequence MLTTAPSVPRRLTPRTQTRRVRVGRVEVGGGAPVSVQSMTVTDTRDVDATLAQIYQLAAEGCEIVRVAVPDRAAADALREIVPRSPLPVVADIHFDYRLALRALEAGVAKLRINPGNIGSRDRTRIVARAARERGVPIRIGANIGSLSKAMLRRFGGPTAEALVASALEDVAVLEDLDFHDIVVSVKASDVPMAIEAYTRVSEAVPYPLHVGITEAGTLGPGTVKSAVGIGAILALGIGDTIRVSLAADPVEEVRAGYEILKSLGLRTRGVQLVACPSCGRAEVDIIAIAAEVERRLAQVRAPVKVAVMGCAVNGPGEARMADLGIACGRGMGLLFREGKIVASLPEDRLVDALMEQVAVVAREKYGAAERADAAGAAPAPARPS encoded by the coding sequence ATGCTCACGACCGCTCCGTCCGTCCCGCGCCGGCTCACGCCCCGCACCCAGACCCGCCGCGTCCGCGTCGGGCGGGTGGAGGTCGGGGGCGGGGCCCCCGTCTCCGTGCAGTCGATGACCGTCACCGACACGCGGGACGTGGACGCCACGCTGGCGCAGATCTACCAGCTGGCCGCGGAGGGGTGCGAGATCGTCCGCGTAGCCGTGCCCGACCGGGCCGCCGCCGACGCCCTGCGCGAGATCGTCCCGCGCAGCCCCCTTCCCGTGGTGGCCGACATCCACTTCGACTACCGGCTGGCCCTGCGCGCGCTGGAGGCCGGGGTGGCCAAGCTGCGCATCAACCCCGGGAACATCGGCAGCCGCGACCGCACCCGCATCGTCGCCCGGGCGGCCAGGGAGCGCGGCGTGCCCATCCGCATCGGGGCCAACATCGGGTCGCTGAGCAAGGCGATGCTGCGCCGTTTCGGCGGCCCCACCGCCGAGGCGCTGGTGGCCAGCGCCCTGGAGGACGTCGCCGTCCTGGAGGACCTGGACTTCCACGACATCGTCGTCTCGGTGAAGGCCAGCGACGTCCCCATGGCCATCGAGGCCTACACGCGGGTCAGCGAGGCCGTCCCCTACCCGCTGCACGTGGGGATCACCGAGGCGGGCACGCTGGGGCCGGGGACGGTGAAGTCGGCGGTGGGGATCGGCGCCATCCTGGCGCTGGGGATCGGGGACACCATCCGCGTCTCCCTGGCCGCCGACCCGGTGGAGGAGGTGCGCGCCGGCTACGAGATCCTGAAGAGCCTGGGGCTGCGCACGCGCGGGGTGCAGCTGGTGGCCTGCCCCTCCTGCGGCCGGGCCGAAGTGGACATCATCGCCATCGCCGCCGAGGTGGAGCGACGGCTGGCCCAGGTGCGGGCGCCGGTGAAGGTGGCGGTGATGGGGTGCGCCGTGAACGGCCCGGGGGAGGCGCGCATGGCCGACCTGGGGATCGCCTGCGGCCGCGGCATGGGGCTGCTCTTCCGGGAGGGGAAGATCGTGGCCAGCCTGCCGGAGGACCGCCTGGTGGACGCGCTCATGGAGCAGGTCGCGGTGGTGGCGCGGGAGAAGTATGGGGCGGCGGAGCGAGCCGACGCCGCCGGCGCCGCGCCGGCGCCCGCCCGCCCGTCCTGA